The following proteins come from a genomic window of Streptomyces sp. NBC_00539:
- a CDS encoding acyl-CoA dehydrogenase family protein, translated as MIRWNTDQTDLREGLERWGEALSADHIEREEQGRFPEDKWKLLRETGILSLPFEEQYGGLGQSLLTTMYALEGLGEYNRDSGLSFSATTSICSTGIPVQHFGTDDQKQRYLPLIASGEAIGAHAITEAEGGSDAMAMTTRATRDGETFVLSGSKAFVSNGPIADVIVVYARTHPRGGPLGTTAFLVDRDTPGLTTGSPGKKMGLRTSPLCELYLDDVRVPRSAVLGRVGGGLMVLDHVMKREVLLSFVVNAGEMRHRLDRCVAYAKTRHSFGRPIGSYQSVANKIVDMQIQLESARKWLYDTGEKLEAGEDVTVDLAIAKLVTSQGNLATSLAAVQIFGGHGYMSEYGLEQDVRNAVGGTVYSGTNEIQYNRIASMLGLGSGR; from the coding sequence GTGATCCGCTGGAACACCGATCAGACCGATCTGCGCGAGGGCCTGGAGCGGTGGGGAGAGGCGCTGAGCGCCGATCACATCGAACGCGAAGAACAGGGCCGCTTCCCCGAGGACAAATGGAAGCTCCTGCGGGAAACCGGAATCCTCTCGCTGCCCTTCGAGGAGCAGTACGGCGGTCTCGGACAGTCACTGCTCACCACCATGTACGCGCTGGAGGGCCTCGGCGAGTACAACCGGGATTCCGGGCTGAGCTTCTCGGCCACCACGTCGATCTGCTCGACCGGAATCCCGGTACAACACTTCGGCACCGACGACCAGAAACAGCGGTACCTGCCCCTGATCGCGTCGGGCGAGGCCATCGGCGCGCACGCCATCACCGAGGCCGAGGGCGGCTCCGACGCGATGGCGATGACCACCCGGGCGACCCGCGACGGCGAGACGTTCGTCCTGAGCGGCAGCAAGGCGTTCGTCAGCAACGGCCCGATCGCGGACGTGATCGTGGTCTACGCCCGCACCCACCCCCGCGGCGGCCCCCTCGGAACCACGGCGTTCCTGGTCGACCGCGACACCCCGGGCCTCACCACGGGCAGTCCCGGCAAGAAGATGGGACTGCGCACCTCGCCGCTGTGCGAGCTGTACCTGGACGACGTGCGCGTGCCCAGGAGCGCGGTACTCGGCCGGGTCGGCGGCGGCCTGATGGTCCTGGACCACGTCATGAAGCGGGAGGTCCTCCTCTCCTTCGTCGTCAACGCCGGCGAGATGCGCCACCGGCTGGACCGGTGCGTGGCCTACGCGAAGACCCGCCACTCCTTCGGGCGGCCCATCGGCTCGTACCAGTCGGTCGCCAACAAGATCGTCGACATGCAGATCCAGCTGGAGAGCGCCCGCAAGTGGCTCTACGACACGGGCGAGAAGCTGGAGGCGGGCGAGGACGTCACCGTGGACCTCGCGATCGCCAAGCTCGTCACGAGCCAGGGCAACCTCGCCACCAGTCTCGCGGCCGTACAGATCTTCGGCGGCCACGGCTACATGTCCGAGTACGGGCTGGAGCAGGACGTCCGCAACGCCGTGGGCGGCACGGTCTACTCCGGCACCAACGAGATCCAGTACAACCGCATCGCCTCGATGCTGGGCCTCGGGTCGGGCCGATGA
- a CDS encoding phosphoribosylanthranilate isomerase, translating into MSGSPPRTLLKVCGATARSDIEAAATAGADCVGLWHGVPGGPRELDADTLTGLAAAARSAGLLPALVTFLADAGALTELARRTGVGWIQLHAYQSPATVRALRAALPPEVAVVKVLHLAQGGAGCVERPLIGAYERAGTDLFLIDAATEDGRIGSTGQAPDPADVMALLPRMTRPFLLAGGLEPTSPPRYADVVRAPGFHGIDVDTAARSPLTGGFGVPEITALARAWRGAPSGGPAPAHPPADLEPSR; encoded by the coding sequence ATGAGCGGATCGCCGCCCCGTACGCTGCTCAAGGTCTGCGGGGCCACGGCGCGCAGCGACATCGAGGCCGCGGCCACTGCCGGGGCCGACTGCGTCGGGCTCTGGCACGGCGTACCCGGCGGCCCCCGGGAGCTGGACGCGGACACGCTCACCGGCCTCGCCGCGGCGGCCCGTTCGGCCGGCCTGCTGCCGGCCCTGGTCACCTTCCTCGCCGACGCCGGAGCACTGACGGAGCTCGCCCGCCGCACGGGGGTCGGCTGGATCCAGCTCCACGCGTACCAGTCGCCGGCGACCGTACGGGCCCTGCGCGCGGCCCTCCCGCCCGAGGTCGCGGTCGTCAAGGTGCTGCACCTCGCGCAGGGCGGCGCGGGGTGCGTCGAGCGGCCGCTCATCGGCGCCTACGAACGCGCCGGCACCGACCTCTTCCTCATCGACGCGGCCACCGAGGACGGCCGGATCGGCAGTACCGGCCAGGCCCCCGACCCGGCGGACGTGATGGCGCTACTGCCCCGCATGACCCGGCCGTTCCTGCTGGCCGGGGGCCTGGAGCCGACGAGCCCGCCCCGGTACGCGGACGTGGTGCGCGCCCCGGGCTTCCACGGGATCGACGTCGACACCGCGGCCCGCTCCCCGCTGACCGGCGGTTTCGGCGTCCCCGAGATCACCGCCCTGGCCCGCGCCTGGCGCGGGGCACCCTCCGGCGGCCCCGCCCCCGCCCACCCGCCCGCCGACCTGGAGCCGTCCCGATGA
- a CDS encoding indole-3-glycerol-phosphate synthase — MSIHDRTDFPFLRALMASPTPVVMEVKQRDAHGHDLLGGRTPAQVVSAYESAGAPCVSVVTGRWFGGSNTLLREVAALTRLPLLQKDFITRTEQLGTAAELGASAVLLTAALLPASSLAKLVDRCLLTGLTPFVEITTEAELEAVPHAPECVIAVNNKDIRTRERDTGDLGRSIGLLPAVRATGTPCPVSASGIDGPTTAARLLDAGFGGLLVGTSLLRSGSPAQWLDAVSGARRGLAVR; from the coding sequence ATGAGCATCCACGACCGGACCGACTTCCCCTTCCTGCGCGCCCTCATGGCTTCCCCCACCCCCGTCGTGATGGAGGTGAAACAGCGCGACGCCCACGGCCACGACCTGCTCGGCGGCCGCACCCCGGCCCAGGTCGTGAGCGCGTACGAGAGCGCGGGCGCGCCCTGCGTCTCCGTGGTGACGGGCCGCTGGTTCGGCGGCTCGAACACGCTGCTGCGCGAGGTCGCCGCGCTGACCCGGCTCCCCCTCCTCCAGAAGGACTTCATCACCCGCACCGAACAGCTGGGCACAGCAGCCGAGTTGGGTGCTTCGGCGGTACTCCTGACGGCCGCCCTGCTCCCGGCGTCGAGCCTGGCCAAGCTGGTGGACCGGTGCCTGCTGACCGGCCTCACCCCCTTCGTCGAGATCACCACGGAAGCCGAGCTGGAAGCCGTGCCGCACGCCCCGGAGTGCGTCATCGCGGTCAACAACAAGGACATCAGGACGCGCGAACGCGATACGGGCGACCTCGGCCGCAGCATCGGACTCCTGCCGGCCGTCCGCGCCACCGGCACCCCCTGCCCGGTCAGCGCGAGCGGCATAGACGGCCCCACGACGGCCGCCCGCCTGCTGGACGCCGGCTTCGGCGGCCTCCTGGTCGGCACCTCCCTGCTGCGCAGCGGATCCCCGGCCCAGTGGCTGGACGCGGTGAGCGGCGCCCGCAGGGGACTGGCGGTCCGGTGA
- a CDS encoding alpha/beta hydrolase: MSTPATAAGAARPFTLDAAGTTVSGLLALPEGGAPRSTVLAIHGRGMRARYWDSFVPLATALGHAVLAVDRPGYGASAASLPDGQSLPDQARTLRRALAEHARTHRLGAGVFLLGHSDGGKVALHTAAIAPSVPLLGLDASGVGYEYHPQALHFPSTLGGGATRLNWGPLNLYPPGTFQASRALLSPVPPRESADTPWWPRQYEELAPGVRIPVRLTFAEHEGWWRLDARTLTAMTTRLTASPSVTVEHLPGSGHNLSLGHTATAYHLRVLAFLEECLLAARRSAGPAGKGPTEQHASPALEERSRDGRNPMAGGPGGCHDAMSVPMRAATQAPRRGRSQ, encoded by the coding sequence GTGAGCACCCCGGCGACCGCGGCCGGCGCCGCCCGGCCCTTCACCCTCGACGCGGCGGGCACCACCGTCTCCGGGCTCCTGGCCCTGCCCGAGGGCGGCGCCCCCCGCTCCACGGTCCTGGCGATCCACGGCCGGGGCATGCGCGCGCGGTACTGGGACTCCTTCGTCCCCCTGGCCACCGCCCTCGGCCACGCCGTCCTCGCCGTGGACCGCCCCGGCTACGGAGCCTCCGCGGCCTCCCTGCCCGACGGCCAGTCCCTGCCCGACCAGGCGAGGACACTGCGCCGGGCGCTCGCGGAGCACGCCCGCACCCACCGGCTCGGCGCCGGGGTCTTCCTCCTCGGCCACTCCGACGGCGGCAAGGTCGCCCTGCACACGGCGGCGATCGCCCCGTCCGTCCCCCTGCTCGGCCTGGACGCCTCCGGCGTGGGCTACGAGTACCACCCGCAGGCCCTGCACTTCCCCTCGACGCTCGGCGGCGGCGCGACCCGGCTCAACTGGGGCCCCCTGAACCTCTATCCGCCGGGCACCTTCCAGGCGAGCCGCGCCCTGCTCTCACCCGTCCCGCCCCGCGAGTCGGCGGACACGCCCTGGTGGCCCCGGCAGTACGAGGAACTGGCTCCCGGCGTCCGGATCCCGGTCCGGCTGACCTTCGCCGAACACGAGGGGTGGTGGCGGCTCGACGCCCGCACCCTGACGGCGATGACCACCCGTCTGACGGCGTCGCCGTCGGTGACGGTGGAGCACCTGCCCGGCTCGGGACACAACCTGAGCCTCGGCCACACCGCGACCGCCTACCACCTGCGGGTACTGGCCTTCCTGGAGGAGTGCCTCCTCGCCGCGCGCCGGTCCGCCGGGCCGGCCGGGAAGGGTCCGACCGAACAGCATGCGTCACCGGCCCTCGAAGAACGCTCGAGAGATGGTCGAAACCCCATGGCCGGGGGGCCCGGTGGATGCCACGATGCGATGTCCGTGCCGATGCGAGCAGCAACACAAGCACCCAGAAGAGGACGCAGCCAATGA
- a CDS encoding anthrone oxygenase family protein codes for MTTHPAGNPQPYPPQPGVHNPYAQQQPQPPQHQQQGPAAGPAGRGKGATVLLLVSTALLGLMAGLFFAFDVSVMPGLAKADDRTYVTAMQNFNAAIDGNPLFGMAFMVALLLPVVSAILEYRKGRRDVAVWVAVGAVLYFVVLMITFSVNIPLNNELADAGDAAKMTDFSIVEKFKTTWVTTNILRTLLSTVALAALSRALVLYGRATR; via the coding sequence ATGACCACACATCCGGCCGGGAACCCCCAGCCCTACCCGCCCCAGCCCGGCGTCCACAACCCGTACGCCCAGCAGCAGCCCCAGCCCCCGCAGCACCAGCAGCAGGGGCCGGCCGCGGGACCGGCGGGACGCGGAAAGGGCGCGACGGTACTGCTCCTCGTCTCCACCGCCCTGCTCGGTCTGATGGCCGGTCTGTTCTTCGCCTTCGACGTCTCGGTGATGCCGGGTCTGGCGAAGGCGGACGACCGGACCTACGTCACCGCGATGCAGAACTTCAACGCCGCGATCGACGGCAACCCCCTGTTCGGCATGGCCTTCATGGTCGCGCTGCTGCTGCCGGTCGTGTCGGCGATCCTGGAGTACCGCAAGGGACGCCGCGACGTGGCGGTCTGGGTCGCCGTCGGCGCGGTCCTCTACTTCGTCGTCCTGATGATCACTTTCAGCGTCAACATCCCGCTGAACAACGAACTGGCGGACGCGGGCGACGCGGCGAAGATGACCGACTTCTCGATCGTCGAAAAGTTCAAGACGACCTGGGTCACCACCAACATCCTGCGCACGCTCCTGTCCACGGTGGCCCTCGCCGCCCTGTCCCGGGCCCTGGTGCTGTACGGCCGGGCCACTCGCTGA
- a CDS encoding DUF4232 domain-containing protein — protein MKRAGRRSATAAACCSLVLGAVLSGGALTGAQSAAAAPAPACKGGQLSASAAGSTQVTITVTNKGPKACTLKGYPTVALAGQGSPERNKPLSVQRQGAERAVQLAVGGRAVSRLTFTPVLGEAEGYCASGAEPTVAPSLVVGFAGIKQQLGPADADGFALCGTTVRATAFRPA, from the coding sequence ATGAAACGTGCAGGACGAAGGAGCGCGACCGCCGCCGCCTGCTGCTCGCTCGTGCTGGGCGCCGTCCTGTCGGGTGGGGCGCTGACCGGCGCCCAGTCGGCGGCGGCCGCCCCCGCACCCGCCTGCAAGGGCGGTCAGCTGTCGGCGAGCGCCGCGGGCTCGACCCAGGTCACCATCACTGTGACCAACAAGGGACCGAAGGCCTGCACGCTCAAGGGCTACCCCACCGTCGCCCTCGCCGGGCAGGGCTCTCCGGAGAGGAACAAGCCCCTGAGCGTCCAACGGCAGGGCGCCGAGCGGGCGGTGCAACTCGCCGTCGGCGGACGGGCCGTGAGCCGTCTGACGTTCACTCCGGTCCTCGGTGAGGCCGAGGGGTACTGCGCCTCCGGCGCCGAGCCGACGGTCGCCCCCTCGCTCGTGGTGGGCTTTGCCGGGATCAAGCAGCAGCTGGGCCCGGCCGACGCCGACGGGTTCGCCCTCTGCGGCACCACGGTGCGCGCCACCGCCTTCCGGCCGGCCTGA
- a CDS encoding VanW family protein: MRRTDRRTAARRLALTSAVAAAALGLGSLAAGSAAAENGPGGAPAAGKPAGPARAAEQQMSSFTVAFPSAPYRTHNIARAVQLINGSVVRPGDTWSFNKTVGERTKANGFVDGIMINDGRYVKSLGGGISAVATTMFNAVFFAGLQPVEHGAHSFYIERYPEGREATVAWGTLDLRWKNDSGHPVRIRAASTDTSVTITLLGTRKYDAIRATKGPRTNITAPAKHTATGDSCEAQTPLEGFDVSVDRVFVKGGEELKRETFRTHYTPRDEVTCLPDPSPTPSAPPTASASPNPSVPPAASAPAPQGTPAVTTSAPAPKRS; this comes from the coding sequence ATGCGACGCACAGACCGTCGGACCGCCGCCAGGCGACTGGCCCTGACCTCCGCCGTCGCGGCCGCGGCCCTCGGCCTCGGCTCACTCGCCGCGGGCTCGGCGGCCGCCGAGAACGGACCCGGCGGTGCGCCGGCGGCCGGGAAGCCGGCCGGTCCCGCCCGGGCCGCGGAGCAGCAGATGTCCTCCTTCACCGTCGCGTTCCCCTCCGCCCCGTACCGCACCCACAACATCGCGCGCGCCGTGCAGCTGATCAACGGCTCCGTGGTCCGCCCCGGCGACACGTGGAGCTTCAACAAGACGGTCGGCGAGCGCACGAAGGCGAACGGTTTCGTCGACGGCATCATGATCAACGACGGCCGGTACGTGAAGTCTCTGGGCGGCGGCATCTCGGCGGTCGCGACGACGATGTTCAACGCCGTGTTCTTCGCGGGCCTGCAGCCGGTGGAGCACGGGGCCCACTCCTTCTACATCGAGCGCTATCCCGAAGGCCGCGAGGCCACGGTCGCCTGGGGCACCCTCGACCTGCGCTGGAAGAACGACTCCGGCCACCCCGTCCGCATCCGGGCCGCCTCCACCGACACGTCGGTGACCATCACCCTGCTCGGTACGAGGAAGTACGACGCGATACGCGCCACCAAGGGGCCCCGGACGAACATCACCGCGCCGGCCAAGCACACCGCCACCGGCGACTCCTGCGAGGCGCAGACCCCGCTGGAGGGCTTCGACGTCTCCGTCGACCGGGTCTTCGTCAAGGGCGGTGAAGAGCTCAAGCGCGAGACGTTCCGCACCCACTACACCCCGCGCGACGAGGTCACCTGCCTCCCGGACCCCTCGCCGACCCCGTCGGCCCCGCCGACCGCGTCAGCCTCGCCGAACCCGTCGGTCCCGCCCGCCGCGTCCGCCCCGGCCCCGCAGGGCACCCCGGCCGTCACGACGTCCGCTCCCGCGCCGAAGCGCAGCTGA
- a CDS encoding ribonuclease H family protein has product MSERIIAACDGAAKGNPGPAGWAWVIGDAQGRPERWEAGALGRATNNVGELTALQKLLEAVAPGTAIEVRMDSQYAMKAVTQWLPAWKRNGWKTAAGKPVANRELVERIDALLAGRDVEFRYVPAHRADGDHLNAIADQAASDAATSQRPAGTALGDHAIPVPAPARTSPARTAAARRKPAAATEPASGTASAGRGTRTIKAKFKGTCPCGTAYAAGDKIAKHGSSWGHPDCAATA; this is encoded by the coding sequence ATGTCTGAACGCATCATTGCCGCCTGCGACGGGGCGGCGAAGGGGAATCCCGGGCCTGCCGGATGGGCCTGGGTCATCGGCGACGCGCAGGGCCGTCCCGAGCGCTGGGAAGCCGGCGCGCTGGGCCGGGCCACGAACAACGTGGGCGAGCTCACCGCGCTGCAGAAGTTGCTGGAGGCCGTCGCGCCGGGCACGGCGATCGAGGTGCGCATGGACTCCCAGTACGCCATGAAGGCGGTGACGCAGTGGCTGCCCGCGTGGAAGCGCAACGGGTGGAAGACCGCGGCCGGGAAGCCTGTCGCCAACCGTGAACTCGTCGAACGCATCGACGCCCTGCTCGCCGGGCGTGACGTCGAGTTCCGCTACGTCCCCGCCCACCGCGCGGACGGCGACCACCTGAACGCCATCGCCGACCAGGCCGCCAGCGACGCCGCCACCTCCCAGCGGCCCGCCGGCACCGCTCTGGGCGACCACGCCATCCCGGTACCCGCCCCGGCCCGTACCTCGCCCGCCCGCACGGCCGCCGCACGCAGGAAGCCGGCCGCCGCCACGGAGCCCGCATCCGGCACGGCATCCGCGGGGCGCGGCACCCGCACCATCAAGGCGAAGTTCAAGGGCACCTGTCCCTGCGGAACGGCCTACGCGGCCGGCGACAAGATCGCCAAGCACGGTTCGAGCTGGGGCCACCCCGACTGCGCGGCCACGGCTTAG
- a CDS encoding M1 family aminopeptidase — protein sequence MRSTPHKAFATTVLAVAALAAASLGTTPAAAATPSAAPRAAACTPAQVVVNGGFEGGTSPWSQSSTSVITSRTGQSAHTGTTFAWLNGVGSTHTDTLSQSVTIPAGCSTANLTFWLHIDTAETTTSTKYDKLTAKIGSTTLATYSNLDKNTGYVQKSFDVSAFAGQTVTVAFTGTEDSSLQTSFVIDDVALDTSGATTPPGDPTRTPASPSYTVSLSSNTSGTVWTGHQSATFTNASATALNEVYLRLWDNYHGTCSAMPITVTNVTGGTAGALSVGCTALQIALPTPLAQGQSATIGFDLGITVPSGADRFGHDGAFNFIGNALPVLAVKDAAGWHLDPYTNNGESFYSLASDFRVTLDHPSTLLVPATGTSVDTPGSSGRTVTTATASKVRDFAWAAGPFTKISGTSPGGTPVNVYSVSGISSADSQSMLTTAKSAVDAHAARFGAYPYGELDAVIDNNYWFGGMEYPGFVLDLVSTTALTHEIGHQWWYGIVGDDEYNSPWLDEAFTDYATDLALNKTGTNCWSSVSWASTAEKITNPMAYWDTHSSRYSTVIYGYGKCALHDLRRVLGDSVMAKLLKDYATSHWYGVSTTAEFKAAAQAATTTDLTSFWTQHRIEG from the coding sequence GTGAGATCGACCCCCCACAAGGCCTTCGCCACGACCGTGCTCGCGGTCGCCGCGCTGGCCGCCGCCTCGCTCGGCACCACCCCCGCGGCGGCGGCGACGCCGTCCGCCGCCCCCCGCGCCGCCGCCTGCACCCCGGCCCAGGTCGTCGTCAACGGCGGTTTCGAGGGCGGCACTTCGCCCTGGAGCCAGTCCTCCACCAGCGTGATCACCAGCCGCACGGGCCAGAGCGCCCACACGGGCACGACCTTCGCCTGGCTGAACGGCGTCGGCTCCACGCACACCGACACGCTCTCCCAGAGCGTCACGATCCCCGCCGGATGCAGCACGGCCAACCTCACGTTCTGGCTGCACATCGACACCGCCGAGACGACCACGTCGACGAAGTACGACAAGCTGACGGCGAAGATCGGCAGCACGACGCTCGCGACCTACTCGAACCTCGACAAGAACACCGGGTACGTCCAGAAGTCCTTCGACGTCTCGGCGTTCGCCGGGCAGACCGTGACCGTCGCCTTCACCGGCACGGAGGACTCCAGCCTCCAGACCAGCTTCGTCATCGACGACGTCGCCCTCGACACCTCCGGCGCAACGACCCCGCCCGGCGATCCCACGCGCACACCGGCCTCACCCTCGTACACCGTCAGCCTCAGCAGCAACACGAGCGGCACCGTCTGGACCGGCCACCAGAGCGCGACCTTCACCAACGCCTCGGCCACCGCTCTGAACGAGGTGTACCTGAGGCTCTGGGACAACTACCACGGCACCTGCTCCGCCATGCCGATCACCGTCACCAACGTCACCGGTGGCACCGCGGGCGCGCTCTCGGTCGGCTGCACCGCCCTCCAGATCGCCCTGCCCACGCCGCTGGCACAGGGCCAGAGCGCCACGATCGGCTTCGACCTGGGCATCACCGTACCCAGCGGGGCCGACCGCTTCGGCCACGACGGGGCGTTCAACTTCATCGGCAACGCCCTGCCCGTGCTCGCGGTCAAGGACGCGGCCGGCTGGCACCTGGACCCGTACACCAACAACGGCGAGTCGTTCTACTCCCTCGCCTCCGACTTCCGCGTGACCCTCGACCACCCCAGCACCCTCCTGGTCCCGGCCACCGGTACCTCGGTGGACACCCCCGGCTCCAGCGGCCGCACGGTCACCACCGCCACCGCCTCCAAGGTCCGCGACTTCGCCTGGGCGGCCGGTCCCTTCACCAAGATCTCGGGCACCTCGCCCGGCGGCACCCCGGTCAACGTCTACTCCGTCTCCGGCATCAGCTCCGCCGACTCGCAGTCGATGCTCACCACCGCCAAGTCCGCCGTGGACGCCCACGCCGCGAGGTTCGGCGCCTACCCGTACGGCGAACTGGACGCGGTGATCGACAACAACTACTGGTTCGGCGGCATGGAATACCCCGGGTTCGTCCTCGACCTGGTCAGCACCACGGCGCTCACCCACGAGATCGGCCACCAGTGGTGGTACGGCATCGTCGGCGACGACGAGTACAACAGCCCCTGGCTCGACGAGGCGTTCACCGACTACGCCACCGACCTGGCGCTGAACAAGACGGGCACCAACTGCTGGAGCAGCGTCTCGTGGGCGTCGACCGCGGAGAAGATCACCAATCCGATGGCCTACTGGGACACCCACTCGTCCCGCTACTCCACCGTCATCTACGGCTACGGCAAGTGCGCCCTGCACGACCTGCGGCGCGTCCTCGGTGACAGCGTCATGGCCAAGCTGCTCAAGGACTACGCCACCTCGCACTGGTACGGCGTCTCGACCACCGCCGAGTTCAAGGCGGCCGCCCAGGCCGCCACGACCACGGACCTGACCTCCTTCTGGACCCAGCACCGCATCGAGGGCTGA
- a CDS encoding aldo/keto reductase codes for MQTVTLNNGVAMPILGFGVYQIPPEQTERAVSEALAVGYRLLDTAAAYLNEEAVGKAIRSSGIPREELFVTTKLWIQDAGEDNARRAFDTSLRRLGLDHLDLYLIHQPFGDVYGSWRALQKLYREGRVRAIGVSNFYPDRLIDLIDHNEVAPAVNQVETHPFFQRTAEQELMRERGVQIESWGPFAEGRNNLFTHPVLGDIAKEHGKSVPQVVLRWLVQREVVVIPKSVRADRMAENFDVFDFALTEEEMARIAAMDTGRSLFFDHRDPAMVSRLGTARLHD; via the coding sequence ATGCAGACCGTCACCCTGAACAACGGCGTCGCGATGCCGATCCTCGGCTTCGGCGTCTACCAGATCCCGCCGGAGCAGACCGAACGGGCCGTCAGCGAGGCGCTCGCCGTCGGGTACCGGCTGCTCGACACGGCGGCCGCCTACCTGAACGAGGAGGCCGTCGGCAAGGCGATCAGGAGCAGCGGCATCCCGCGTGAGGAACTGTTCGTCACGACCAAGCTCTGGATCCAGGACGCCGGCGAGGACAACGCCCGCCGTGCCTTCGACACCTCGCTGCGCCGGCTCGGCCTCGACCACCTCGACCTGTACCTGATCCACCAGCCCTTCGGCGACGTCTACGGCTCCTGGCGCGCCCTGCAGAAGCTCTACCGGGAGGGCCGGGTGAGGGCGATCGGGGTCTCCAACTTCTACCCCGACCGGCTCATCGACCTCATCGACCACAACGAGGTCGCTCCCGCCGTGAACCAGGTGGAGACCCACCCCTTCTTCCAGCGCACGGCCGAACAAGAACTCATGCGCGAGCGCGGAGTGCAGATCGAGTCGTGGGGACCGTTCGCCGAAGGCCGCAACAACCTCTTCACCCACCCCGTCCTCGGTGACATCGCGAAGGAACACGGAAAGTCGGTGCCACAGGTCGTGCTCCGCTGGCTCGTCCAGCGGGAAGTCGTCGTGATCCCGAAGTCCGTCCGCGCCGACCGGATGGCCGAGAACTTCGACGTGTTCGACTTCGCGCTCACCGAGGAGGAGATGGCGCGCATCGCCGCCATGGACACCGGGCGCTCGCTCTTCTTCGACCACCGCGACCCCGCCATGGTCAGCCGGCTGGGCACCGCCCGGCTGCACGACTGA
- a CDS encoding secondary thiamine-phosphate synthase enzyme YjbQ has product MADTFTTRTLQLTTGSAETVHDLTDACAQFLREAARGRDGLLNVFTPHATAGLAVIETGAGSDDDLLETLRTLLPADDRWRHRHGSPGHGRDHVLPAFVPPHATLPVVGGELALGTWQSVVLVDTNRDNPHRTVRLSFLG; this is encoded by the coding sequence ATGGCTGACACCTTCACCACACGCACCCTGCAACTCACGACGGGTTCCGCCGAGACGGTCCACGACCTGACCGACGCCTGCGCGCAGTTCCTGCGCGAGGCCGCACGGGGGCGGGACGGGCTGCTCAACGTGTTCACCCCGCACGCGACGGCCGGACTTGCGGTGATCGAGACGGGCGCCGGCAGCGACGACGACCTCCTCGAGACGCTGCGTACGCTGCTGCCCGCCGACGACCGCTGGCGGCACCGGCACGGCTCTCCCGGACACGGCCGCGACCACGTGCTGCCCGCGTTCGTGCCGCCGCACGCCACACTGCCGGTGGTCGGCGGCGAGCTGGCGCTGGGCACCTGGCAGTCGGTGGTCCTGGTGGACACCAACCGCGACAACCCGCACCGGACCGTGCGGCTCTCCTTCCTGGGCTGA
- a CDS encoding MerR family transcriptional regulator: protein MTAENPLGRLDDDDYPAFTMGRAAEMLGTTPGFLRAIGEARLITPLRSQGGHRRYSRYQLRIAARARELVDAGTPIEAACRIVILEDQLAEAQRINAEFRRAEHSSASACRAAAGAGEQPTDRSTSKE from the coding sequence GTGACAGCAGAGAACCCTCTCGGGCGTCTTGACGACGACGACTACCCCGCCTTCACCATGGGCAGGGCCGCCGAGATGCTCGGTACCACCCCCGGCTTCCTCCGGGCGATCGGCGAGGCCCGGCTGATCACCCCGCTGCGCTCGCAGGGCGGCCATCGCCGGTACTCCCGCTACCAGCTGCGGATCGCCGCCCGCGCCCGTGAACTCGTGGACGCCGGTACTCCCATCGAGGCGGCCTGCCGGATCGTGATCCTCGAAGACCAGCTCGCCGAGGCCCAGCGCATCAACGCCGAATTCCGCCGTGCGGAGCATTCGTCCGCGTCCGCATGCCGCGCGGCGGCCGGGGCAGGCGAGCAGCCGACGGACCGTTCGACGAGCAAGGAGTAG
- a CDS encoding PRC-barrel domain-containing protein, translated as MWAFRETAGHLAGTDLTGYKVEATEGVIGKVDKHSDEAGSAYLVVDTGVWIFGKEVLIPAGAVTRIDPDEKRVLVDLTKEQVKNAPEFHRDKHLGDAGYHAQLGTYYGTGAPFGGRPA; from the coding sequence ATGTGGGCTTTCCGTGAGACGGCCGGTCACCTGGCGGGAACCGACCTGACGGGTTACAAGGTCGAGGCGACCGAGGGCGTCATCGGCAAGGTCGACAAGCACTCGGACGAGGCCGGCTCCGCCTACCTGGTCGTGGACACCGGTGTGTGGATCTTCGGAAAGGAGGTGCTGATCCCGGCGGGCGCCGTCACGCGCATCGACCCGGACGAAAAGCGCGTCCTGGTCGACCTCACCAAGGAGCAGGTCAAGAACGCGCCCGAGTTCCACCGGGACAAGCACCTGGGCGACGCCGGATACCACGCGCAGCTCGGTACGTATTACGGCACCGGCGCCCCGTTCGGCGGCCGCCCGGCCTGA